Proteins encoded together in one Streptomyces umbrinus window:
- a CDS encoding family 43 glycosylhydrolase — MTRSRCLSVLTAVLAMVVAFLVAPPHAAAAVTFTSTGVNQNGANCLDVPGSSTTNGTQLRAGTCASGAGQSFGFTPVAGTADTYTISTHASGQCVDVYGASTADNATIIQWTCHNGTNQQWRLVPVTVGGTDRTFNLVSVGSGKCVVPSGGSSASNTGLVQLPCGTGNGRVWRLPGFTGGGTSPGTFTNPLSQRGPDPWLTYHDGYYYLATTTWNSTVTMRKAGTLAGLATATDQVIFNLTRPNGAGTMWAPEFHLLDGPNGKRWYFYYTAGREPYDLGTQRIHVLESAGLDPMGPYSFKADLLDPTQDNTWELDPGILQLNGQLYLLGTFYNGSQPMFIRPLSNPWTASGTRRVLSTPTYSWETVGGAVNEGAEVLQRGGKTYIVYSASHCSTPDYKLGMLTYNGGDPLNSSSWVKSPNPVFQRSNANGVYGPGHNGFFKSPDGTEDWIVYHANNSAGGGCDMNRSTRAQKFTWNADDTPNFGTPVALGVTLTAPSGE, encoded by the coding sequence GTGACGCGTTCCAGATGCCTGTCCGTGCTCACCGCCGTGCTCGCCATGGTGGTCGCCTTCCTGGTGGCACCGCCGCACGCGGCCGCCGCCGTCACGTTCACCTCGACGGGGGTGAACCAGAACGGCGCCAACTGTCTTGATGTACCAGGCAGTTCGACGACCAACGGAACACAGCTCCGCGCCGGCACATGTGCCTCCGGTGCCGGCCAGTCCTTCGGCTTCACCCCGGTCGCGGGGACGGCCGACACCTACACGATCAGTACGCATGCCTCCGGCCAGTGTGTCGACGTGTACGGCGCGTCCACCGCGGACAACGCCACGATCATCCAGTGGACCTGCCACAACGGAACGAACCAGCAGTGGCGGCTCGTGCCCGTGACCGTCGGCGGAACCGACAGGACGTTCAACCTCGTCTCCGTCGGCTCCGGCAAGTGCGTCGTGCCGAGCGGCGGTTCGTCGGCCTCGAACACGGGCCTGGTGCAGCTGCCGTGCGGTACGGGGAACGGCAGGGTGTGGCGTCTGCCCGGCTTCACCGGCGGCGGCACGAGCCCGGGCACGTTCACCAATCCGCTCTCGCAGCGCGGACCCGACCCCTGGCTCACGTACCACGACGGGTACTACTACCTCGCCACAACCACCTGGAACTCGACGGTCACCATGCGCAAGGCCGGCACCCTGGCGGGCCTCGCCACGGCCACCGACCAAGTGATCTTCAACCTCACCAGACCCAATGGCGCCGGCACGATGTGGGCCCCGGAGTTCCATCTGCTCGACGGTCCCAACGGGAAGCGGTGGTACTTCTACTACACGGCCGGGCGGGAACCGTACGACCTGGGCACCCAGCGGATCCACGTCCTGGAGAGCGCGGGCCTGGACCCGATGGGCCCCTACAGCTTCAAGGCCGACCTCCTCGACCCGACCCAGGACAACACCTGGGAACTGGACCCGGGCATCCTGCAGTTGAACGGTCAGCTCTATCTCCTCGGCACGTTCTACAACGGCTCGCAGCCGATGTTCATCCGGCCGCTGTCGAACCCGTGGACCGCGAGCGGCACGCGCCGGGTGCTGTCCACTCCCACCTACAGCTGGGAGACGGTGGGCGGCGCGGTCAACGAGGGCGCCGAGGTCCTCCAGCGGGGCGGCAAGACGTACATCGTCTACTCCGCCAGTCACTGCTCCACGCCCGACTACAAGCTGGGGATGCTCACGTACAACGGAGGTGACCCGCTCAACTCCTCCTCCTGGGTCAAGTCACCGAACCCGGTCTTCCAGCGGTCCAACGCCAACGGTGTGTACGGCCCCGGCCACAACGGCTTCTTCAAGTCGCCCGACGGGACCGAGGACTGGATCGTCTACCACGCGAACAACTCCGCGGGCGGTGGCTGCGACATGAACCGGTCCACCCGGGCGCAGAAGTTCACCTGGAACGCCGACGACACGCCGAACTTCGGCACACCGGTGGCCCTCGGCGTCACACTGACGGCGCCGTCGGGAGAGTAA
- a CDS encoding PP2C family protein-serine/threonine phosphatase: MSQARDHGGNHWSIRTLRNRVTDPGASARGRATARLAVGMPVLHALPVLIVSVVVLADFAGGAGMVWLPLLAAGPALAATTNGPRGVVCVGVLAAVLGATLGTRDGVPGGQLAAVLSALAAVTVASGLASALRGRRDRVLAAVRSVAETAQHALLKPVPATVGPFQVAVRYSAAAAEARIGGDLYALIPTPYGVRLIVGDVRGKGLPAVGTAALVLGVFREAAYDEPDLLAVIDRIERSLARNLGCDDFVTAVVAGYSQAGQLEVVNCGHAPPLLIRASGGVEAVEPTHPAPPLGLRALTKHTPALEILPFTDGDQLLLYTDGVTEARDRGREFYQLADGLARHVSDEPARTLTALHDELLAHVGGRLHDDAALLLIRKPTVREVVVPEPTVCGASGATGSEAAVTLPTAPSV; this comes from the coding sequence ATGAGTCAGGCCCGTGATCATGGCGGAAACCACTGGTCCATACGGACACTCAGGAACCGGGTCACCGATCCCGGGGCTTCGGCACGCGGCCGGGCCACCGCGCGGCTTGCCGTCGGGATGCCCGTACTGCACGCACTGCCCGTGCTCATCGTCTCCGTCGTCGTGCTCGCGGACTTCGCCGGCGGAGCCGGGATGGTCTGGCTGCCCCTTCTCGCGGCCGGGCCCGCGCTGGCCGCCACCACGAACGGGCCGCGCGGTGTCGTGTGCGTCGGTGTCCTCGCCGCGGTCCTCGGCGCGACGCTCGGCACCCGGGACGGCGTTCCGGGCGGCCAGCTTGCAGCCGTACTGTCCGCCCTGGCCGCCGTCACCGTGGCGAGTGGCCTGGCCAGCGCGCTGCGCGGGCGCCGTGACCGGGTGCTCGCCGCCGTCCGCTCGGTCGCGGAGACCGCCCAGCACGCGCTCCTCAAGCCCGTACCGGCGACCGTCGGCCCGTTCCAGGTGGCCGTCCGCTACAGCGCCGCGGCGGCCGAGGCCCGTATCGGCGGGGATCTCTACGCACTGATACCGACCCCGTACGGAGTGCGGCTGATCGTCGGCGATGTGCGGGGCAAGGGGCTGCCGGCCGTGGGTACCGCTGCTCTGGTGCTCGGTGTCTTCCGTGAGGCCGCCTACGACGAGCCCGACCTCTTGGCCGTCATAGACAGGATCGAGCGGAGCCTGGCGCGCAACCTCGGTTGCGACGACTTCGTCACCGCCGTGGTCGCCGGTTACTCACAGGCAGGGCAGCTGGAGGTCGTGAACTGCGGACACGCGCCTCCGCTGCTGATACGCGCGTCCGGAGGCGTCGAGGCGGTGGAGCCCACGCATCCGGCCCCGCCCCTCGGCCTGCGCGCCCTCACGAAGCACACCCCCGCCCTGGAGATCCTGCCGTTCACGGACGGGGATCAGCTGCTGCTCTACACCGACGGCGTCACCGAGGCCCGCGACCGCGGCCGTGAGTTCTACCAGCTCGCCGATGGGCTGGCACGCCACGTGTCCGACGAGCCGGCCCGCACCCTCACCGCGCTGCATGACGAACTGCTGGCCCATGTCGGCGGTCGGCTGCACGACGACGCGGCGCTGCTCCTGATCCGCAAACCGACGGTCCGGGAAGTGGTCGTTCCCGAACCGACGGTCTGCGGAGCGAGTGGAGCCACCGGTTCCGAAGCGGCCGTTACTCTCCCGACGGCGCCGTCAGTGTGA